From a single Kitasatospora sp. NBC_00458 genomic region:
- a CDS encoding TetR family transcriptional regulator: MTGRPTLNQRRREITRLEIARAAAALFAARGAEATTAEEVAHASGISLRTFYRYFSEKEDAVAPLLAAGGERWVRLFADGSAGLPVREALERSAAESLTPPDADAVEAMQWTRDLLRDPRLASVWQRVHADSEERLRAAIAARCPQGTDALEIRLAAAAATTAIRVALEQWAASGAAPTGPGSPRELGARCMRELTAGLGLWARVS, from the coding sequence GTGACCGGACGCCCCACCCTCAACCAGCGCCGCCGTGAGATCACCCGGCTGGAGATCGCCCGCGCGGCCGCCGCGCTCTTCGCCGCACGCGGGGCCGAGGCGACCACCGCCGAGGAGGTCGCCCACGCCTCGGGCATCTCGCTGCGCACCTTCTACCGCTACTTCTCGGAGAAGGAGGACGCCGTCGCGCCGCTGCTCGCGGCCGGCGGCGAGCGCTGGGTGCGGCTCTTCGCCGACGGCTCGGCGGGCCTGCCGGTCCGCGAGGCGCTGGAGCGCTCGGCGGCCGAGTCGCTGACCCCGCCCGACGCGGACGCCGTCGAGGCCATGCAGTGGACCCGCGACCTGCTCCGCGACCCCCGGCTCGCCTCGGTCTGGCAGCGGGTGCACGCCGACTCCGAGGAGCGGCTGCGCGCCGCGATCGCCGCCCGCTGCCCGCAGGGCACCGACGCGCTGGAGATCCGGCTCGCCGCCGCCGCGGCCACCACCGCCATCCGGGTCGCGCTGGAGCAGTGGGCCGCCTCCGGGGCCGCCCCCACCGGCCCCGGCTCACCCCGGGAGCTCGGCGCCCGCTGCATGCGGGAGCTCACCGCGGGCCTCGGCCTCTGGGCCCGCGTCAGCTGA
- a CDS encoding TetR/AcrR family transcriptional regulator produces the protein MATQDRLIESTQELLWERGYVGTSPKAIQQHAGVGQGSMYHHFDGKPDLAAAALRRSAEQMRAVAEADLAGPGTAYERIAAYLHRERDVLRGCRIGRMAQDPEVVADPRLRAPVEETFTWLRGRIAEVIAEGREAGELHSAADPADTAAAVVAVVQGGYVLARAAESAEPFERAVRGALALLAAHRTG, from the coding sequence ATGGCAACCCAGGACCGCCTCATCGAGAGCACCCAGGAACTCCTCTGGGAGCGCGGCTACGTCGGTACCAGCCCCAAGGCCATCCAGCAGCACGCCGGTGTCGGCCAGGGCAGCATGTACCACCACTTCGACGGCAAGCCCGACCTCGCCGCCGCCGCCCTGCGCCGCAGCGCCGAGCAGATGCGCGCCGTCGCCGAGGCCGACCTGGCCGGCCCCGGCACCGCGTACGAGCGGATCGCCGCCTACCTGCACCGCGAACGCGACGTGCTGCGCGGCTGCCGGATCGGGCGGATGGCCCAGGACCCGGAGGTGGTCGCCGATCCCCGGCTGCGCGCCCCCGTCGAGGAGACCTTCACCTGGCTGCGCGGCCGGATCGCCGAGGTGATCGCCGAAGGGCGGGAGGCCGGTGAGCTCCACTCCGCCGCCGACCCGGCCGACACCGCCGCCGCCGTGGTCGCCGTCGTCCAGGGCGGCTACGTGCTCGCCCGCGCCGCCGAGAGCGCCGAACCGTTCGAGCGGGCGGTGCGCGGCGCCCTCGCCCTGCTCGCCGCCCACCGGACCGGGTGA
- a CDS encoding DUF4865 family protein yields MHAMQYEITLPADYDMAIVRRRIAAKGHLLDDHPGLGLKAYLVRERGLDGSPVNQYAPFYLWRTHEGMNGFLWGPGFRGLSADFGRPAVRHWLGAGLRRGTAPGTPATATRQLDRIPEGADPAEAVERALAGLPDHPGLHTAAVAVDPSRWELLRIALWRGAAPEDVPGTRYRVHHLSGPELDRLPAGRHW; encoded by the coding sequence GTGCACGCCATGCAGTACGAGATCACCCTCCCCGCCGACTACGACATGGCGATCGTCCGCCGCCGGATCGCCGCCAAGGGCCACCTGCTCGACGACCACCCGGGCCTCGGGCTCAAGGCCTACCTGGTCCGCGAGCGAGGTCTGGACGGATCACCCGTCAACCAGTACGCGCCGTTCTACCTCTGGCGCACCCACGAGGGCATGAACGGCTTCCTCTGGGGCCCGGGATTCCGGGGCCTGAGCGCGGACTTCGGCCGCCCCGCCGTCCGGCACTGGCTCGGCGCGGGCCTGCGCCGCGGCACCGCGCCGGGAACCCCCGCCACCGCCACCCGGCAACTGGACCGCATCCCCGAGGGCGCCGATCCGGCCGAGGCCGTCGAACGGGCCCTCGCCGGACTGCCCGACCACCCCGGGCTGCACACGGCCGCCGTCGCCGTCGACCCGTCCCGCTGGGAACTGCTGCGCATCGCCCTCTGGCGCGGCGCGGCCCCCGAGGACGTGCCCGGCACCCGCTACCGGGTGCACCACCTGTCCGGCCCCGAACTCGACCGGCTGCCCGCCGGCCGCCACTGGTGA
- a CDS encoding SDR family NAD(P)-dependent oxidoreductase: MERFTGRNVLVTGGGSGIGRATVHRILAEGGRVVAVDVNEDGLKGTLERAASDGTAGRLTTAALDVSDEAAVRTGVAGAVAGLGGLDVLVNAAGILRSSHTHETGLDFWNRLIAVNLTGTFLMTREALPALLAGGRGVVVNFSSTSATFAHPYMAAYAATKGGIQSFTHAIAAEYAGRGLRAVCVAPGSIDSGMTNDPGLPADADLGLLAKLSPALGRGFAGPETVAGVIAMLASEDGAFVTGTEIRIDGGTHM; the protein is encoded by the coding sequence ATGGAGCGCTTCACCGGACGGAACGTCCTGGTCACCGGCGGCGGCTCGGGCATCGGCCGGGCCACCGTGCACCGGATCCTCGCCGAGGGCGGGCGGGTCGTCGCCGTCGACGTCAACGAGGACGGGCTCAAGGGCACCCTGGAGCGGGCGGCCTCGGACGGCACCGCCGGCCGCCTCACCACCGCCGCGCTCGACGTGTCCGACGAGGCCGCCGTCCGCACCGGGGTCGCCGGGGCCGTGGCCGGGCTCGGCGGGCTGGACGTCCTGGTCAACGCGGCCGGCATCCTGCGCTCCTCGCACACCCACGAGACCGGCCTGGACTTCTGGAACAGGCTGATCGCGGTCAACCTGACCGGCACGTTCCTGATGACCCGCGAGGCACTGCCCGCCCTGCTCGCGGGCGGCCGGGGCGTGGTGGTGAACTTCAGCTCCACCTCCGCGACCTTCGCCCACCCCTACATGGCCGCGTACGCCGCGACCAAGGGCGGCATCCAGTCCTTCACCCACGCGATCGCCGCCGAGTACGCCGGGCGGGGCCTGCGCGCGGTCTGCGTCGCGCCGGGCAGCATCGACAGCGGCATGACCAACGACCCGGGCCTGCCCGCGGACGCCGATCTCGGCCTGCTCGCCAAGCTCTCCCCCGCCCTCGGCCGGGGCTTCGCCGGCCCGGAGACGGTCGCCGGCGTGATCGCCATGCTGGCCTCGGAGGACGGCGCCTTCGTCACCGGGACCGAGATCCGGATCGACGGCGGCACGCACATGTGA
- a CDS encoding aldo/keto reductase — translation MSYLAADDRYASMTYRRAGRSGVLLPAVSLGLWHNFGDAQPLDVQRAVLRRAFDRGITHFDLANNYGPPYGSAERNFGHLFAQDFRPYRDELFIASKAGYDMWPGPYGEGGGRKYLLASLDQSLGRMGLDYVDVFYSHRYDADTPLEETMGALDSAVRAGKALYAGISNYPAEQHREAVAILRELGTPVLMNQCAYSILNRYVEDGVLDAVGDTRTSLIAYSPLAQGLLTDRYLSGEVPAGSRMSVGHFLKEEALTGRKLDQLRALNKVAERRGQTLAQLALSWVLRDPRVVSVIIGASSVKQLDQNIDALAGGPLTAEELAEIDALSS, via the coding sequence ATGAGCTACCTCGCCGCGGATGACCGCTACGCCTCGATGACCTACCGCCGGGCCGGCCGCAGCGGCGTGCTGCTGCCGGCCGTCTCCCTGGGCCTGTGGCACAACTTCGGTGACGCCCAGCCACTCGACGTCCAGCGGGCGGTCCTGCGCCGGGCGTTCGACCGGGGCATCACCCACTTCGACCTGGCGAACAACTACGGCCCGCCGTACGGCAGCGCCGAGCGCAACTTCGGCCACCTGTTCGCGCAGGACTTCCGCCCGTACCGGGACGAGCTGTTCATCGCCTCCAAGGCGGGCTACGACATGTGGCCCGGCCCGTACGGCGAGGGCGGCGGCCGCAAGTACCTGCTGGCCAGCCTGGACCAGTCGCTGGGCCGGATGGGCCTGGACTACGTGGACGTCTTCTACTCGCACCGCTACGACGCCGACACCCCGCTCGAAGAGACCATGGGGGCGCTGGACTCGGCGGTCCGCGCGGGCAAGGCCCTGTATGCCGGCATCTCCAACTACCCGGCGGAGCAGCACCGGGAGGCGGTGGCGATCCTGCGCGAGCTGGGTACGCCGGTGCTGATGAACCAGTGCGCCTACTCGATCCTCAACCGGTACGTCGAGGACGGGGTGCTGGACGCGGTCGGCGACACCCGGACCAGCCTGATCGCCTACTCGCCGCTCGCCCAGGGCCTGCTGACCGACCGCTACCTCTCGGGCGAGGTGCCGGCGGGTTCGCGCATGTCGGTCGGCCACTTCCTCAAGGAGGAGGCGCTGACCGGCCGGAAGCTGGATCAGCTGCGGGCGCTGAACAAGGTCGCGGAGCGGCGCGGCCAGACCCTGGCGCAGCTGGCGCTGTCGTGGGTGCTGCGGGACCCGCGGGTGGTGTCGGTGATCATCGGGGCCAGCAGCGTGAAGCAGCTGGACCAGAACATCGACGCGCTGGCGGGCGGTCCGCTGACGGCGGAGGAGCTCGCGGAGATCGACGCGCTGAGCAGCTGA
- a CDS encoding carboxymuconolactone decarboxylase family protein, which produces MATADHAPADHLPADHPPAGDAPADPGRTGLTPAALDRAAGYALLDRLADPRTRAGTLGPLDELAPGFPDWIVTALFGGTYQRPGLTLRDRQVANLAALTALGGVEPQLADHVRNSLRIGLTREEVTEVLVHLAPYVGVPKALAGLRVAAATFAEAGAEARTDTDAGTGADTESGAGAEAGAGSRTGVGAA; this is translated from the coding sequence ATGGCCACCGCCGACCACGCTCCCGCCGACCACCTGCCCGCCGACCACCCGCCCGCCGGCGACGCCCCCGCGGACCCCGGCCGCACCGGCCTCACACCCGCCGCGCTCGACCGGGCCGCCGGCTACGCCCTGCTCGACCGGCTCGCCGATCCGCGGACCAGGGCGGGCACCCTCGGCCCGCTCGACGAACTCGCACCCGGCTTCCCCGACTGGATCGTCACCGCCCTCTTCGGCGGCACCTACCAGCGGCCGGGGCTCACCCTGCGCGACCGTCAGGTGGCCAACCTGGCCGCCCTCACCGCGCTCGGCGGGGTCGAACCGCAGCTGGCCGACCACGTCCGCAACAGCCTGCGGATCGGCCTGACGAGGGAGGAGGTCACCGAGGTCCTCGTCCACCTCGCGCCCTACGTCGGTGTCCCCAAGGCCCTGGCCGGACTGCGCGTCGCGGCCGCGACCTTCGCCGAAGCGGGCGCCGAAGCGAGAACGGACACCGACGCGGGAACGGGCGCGGACACGGAGTCGGGCGCGGGCGCGGAGGCAGGGGCGGGTTCCCGCACCGGGGTCGGGGCGGCGTGA
- a CDS encoding alpha/beta hydrolase codes for MGLTSHKVLALTVLIAVAAMAGTVWLWPRLSKRTWQAVLGRIGALCATQLTVLAALGLVANNYFAFYSSWDDLLGTGDSGPVVIHNKADASGRLRVETIGHAEVKGGGALGRDPRQSGEIREVRIDGATTRLSTEGYVYLPPQYFQPEYEQTQFPALVVSTGFPGIAKNLVTRLNYPGAALKLLQEGRMQPTVLVLVRPSPALPQDTECEDIPGGAQSETYFTKDVPSAIQATYRVSADPRAWAFMGNSTGGYCALKLAMRHPEVYPTAVSLSGYYQAAEDPTTGDLFKGSEQRRNEADLMWRLKNLPQPGVAVLLAGTKEGDGNYRRETEAFVAAVRSPMKVSYSMLETGGHNFETWSKLLPSSLEWISQRLVVPGRSSDQPV; via the coding sequence ATGGGTCTGACGAGCCACAAGGTGCTGGCACTGACCGTCCTGATCGCCGTCGCGGCGATGGCCGGGACGGTCTGGCTGTGGCCGAGACTGTCGAAGCGGACGTGGCAGGCGGTGCTCGGCCGGATCGGCGCGCTGTGCGCGACCCAGCTCACCGTGCTCGCCGCGCTGGGCCTGGTGGCCAACAACTACTTCGCCTTCTACAGCAGTTGGGACGACCTGCTGGGGACGGGCGACAGCGGCCCGGTGGTCATCCACAACAAGGCGGACGCGTCCGGCCGGCTGCGCGTCGAGACCATCGGGCACGCCGAGGTGAAGGGCGGCGGGGCGCTCGGCCGCGACCCCAGGCAGTCCGGCGAGATCCGCGAGGTCCGCATCGACGGTGCCACCACCCGGCTGTCGACCGAGGGCTACGTCTACCTGCCGCCGCAGTACTTCCAGCCGGAGTACGAGCAGACGCAGTTCCCCGCACTGGTCGTCAGCACCGGCTTCCCCGGCATCGCCAAGAACCTGGTGACCCGGCTGAACTACCCGGGCGCGGCGCTCAAGCTGCTCCAGGAGGGCCGGATGCAGCCGACCGTGCTGGTGCTGGTCCGCCCCTCGCCCGCACTGCCGCAGGACACCGAGTGCGAGGACATCCCGGGCGGCGCCCAGTCCGAGACGTACTTCACCAAGGACGTGCCCTCGGCGATCCAGGCGACCTACCGGGTCTCCGCCGACCCGCGGGCGTGGGCGTTCATGGGCAACTCGACCGGCGGCTACTGCGCGCTCAAGCTGGCCATGCGCCACCCGGAGGTCTACCCGACCGCCGTCTCGCTCTCCGGCTACTACCAGGCCGCGGAGGACCCGACCACCGGGGACCTCTTCAAGGGCAGCGAGCAGCGGCGCAACGAGGCGGACCTGATGTGGCGCCTCAAGAACCTCCCGCAGCCCGGGGTCGCCGTCCTGCTGGCCGGCACCAAGGAGGGCGACGGCAACTACCGGCGCGAGACGGAGGCGTTCGTGGCCGCCGTGCGCAGCCCGATGAAGGTCTCCTACAGCATGCTGGAGACCGGCGGCCACAACTTCGAGACCTGGAGCAAGCTGCTCCCGTCCTCGCTGGAGTGGATCTCCCAGCGCCTGGTGGTGCCGGGCCGGTCGTCCGACCAGCCGGTCTGA
- a CDS encoding LLM class flavin-dependent oxidoreductase, which produces MRFTVSSLVSNGPDPVTGVQRTPYEKLHNVIDQAVTAERLGYDGYGVGERHGEPFLSPAPPVLLSAVAARTSTIRLFTTVTVLSVLDPVRVAEDYALVDQLSGGRLELIIGKGNDPRHFDLFGLPEERQWDALAENYGLLRRLWREEKVSWEGTTRPALTEVTTWPRPHQDPIPVWHGSATSTQSTDLAARYGDPLFSANSFHPLAKYKALVDHYRERWEHYGHAPEDARVGTGFGGLFIARRSQDAVEGFRPYWDALFASAAGRHNNSPFESLEDALERGSALVGSPQQVIDKIHRYHEAFGNEVVGIGVDALTEEVQHEQLELFASEVAPVVRRELPSVRP; this is translated from the coding sequence GTGCGGTTCACCGTCTCGTCCCTCGTGTCCAACGGACCCGACCCCGTCACCGGCGTGCAGCGCACCCCGTACGAGAAGCTGCACAACGTCATCGACCAGGCCGTCACCGCCGAGCGGCTCGGCTACGACGGCTACGGGGTGGGGGAGCGGCACGGCGAGCCGTTCCTCTCCCCGGCGCCGCCCGTACTGCTGAGCGCCGTCGCCGCCCGCACCTCGACCATCCGGCTGTTCACCACCGTCACGGTGCTCTCCGTCCTCGACCCGGTCCGGGTCGCGGAGGACTACGCCCTGGTCGACCAGCTCTCCGGCGGGCGGCTCGAACTGATCATCGGCAAGGGCAACGACCCGCGCCACTTCGACCTGTTCGGCCTGCCGGAGGAGCGGCAGTGGGACGCGCTGGCCGAGAACTACGGGCTGCTGCGCCGGCTCTGGCGGGAGGAGAAGGTCAGCTGGGAGGGCACCACCCGGCCGGCGCTGACGGAGGTCACCACCTGGCCGCGGCCCCACCAGGACCCGATCCCGGTCTGGCACGGCAGTGCCACCAGCACCCAGTCCACCGACCTCGCCGCCCGCTACGGTGACCCGCTGTTCTCCGCCAACTCCTTCCATCCGCTGGCCAAGTACAAGGCGCTGGTCGACCACTACCGCGAGCGCTGGGAGCACTACGGCCACGCCCCGGAGGACGCCCGGGTCGGCACCGGCTTCGGCGGACTCTTCATCGCGCGGCGTTCGCAGGACGCGGTCGAGGGGTTCCGCCCGTACTGGGACGCGCTGTTCGCCTCGGCGGCGGGCAGGCACAACAACTCGCCGTTCGAGTCGCTGGAGGACGCGCTGGAGCGCGGATCGGCCCTGGTCGGCAGTCCGCAGCAGGTGATCGACAAGATCCACCGGTACCACGAGGCCTTCGGCAACGAGGTGGTCGGGATCGGCGTGGACGCGCTCACCGAGGAGGTCCAGCACGAGCAGCTGGAGCTGTTCGCGAGCGAGGTCGCCCCGGTGGTCCGGCGCGAGCTGCCGTCCGTCCGGCCGTGA
- a CDS encoding phosphotriesterase family protein, with product MNTVRPSVRTVLGDIDPADLGTCDAHDHLFLRSPRLPGEELDDPAAAGSVLRTFAAAGGRAMVQWTPYGMGRRADALADLSRASGVHLVAATGLHQAVHYDPVELERRYDGLAELFTAELTTGLRGAPAGVRAGLVKVAGDYHGLGPHTRRVMAAAAEAHHATGAPIAVHHELGTAAPEVLDLLCGGHGVDPRRVILGHLNRHPDLRLHRDLAASGAFLALDGPSRANHATDHHLFDTVAALVEDGRADQVLLGGDTTTGSARHAPGPAHLLTALAPRLSREFGRELPERILVDNPARAFAAEWRLRGG from the coding sequence GTGAACACCGTCCGCCCCTCGGTCCGGACCGTCCTCGGCGACATCGACCCCGCCGACCTCGGCACCTGCGACGCGCACGACCACCTGTTCCTGCGCAGCCCCCGGCTGCCCGGCGAGGAACTCGACGACCCGGCCGCCGCCGGATCGGTGCTGCGGACCTTCGCGGCGGCCGGCGGCCGGGCGATGGTCCAGTGGACCCCGTACGGAATGGGGCGCCGGGCCGACGCGCTCGCCGACCTCTCCCGGGCCTCCGGCGTGCACCTGGTCGCGGCGACCGGGCTCCACCAGGCCGTCCACTACGACCCGGTGGAGCTGGAGCGGCGCTACGACGGGCTCGCCGAACTGTTCACGGCGGAGCTCACCACCGGACTGCGGGGCGCGCCCGCGGGGGTCCGGGCCGGACTGGTCAAGGTGGCGGGCGACTACCACGGCCTCGGCCCGCACACCCGCCGCGTCATGGCCGCCGCCGCCGAGGCGCACCACGCGACCGGTGCGCCGATCGCCGTGCACCACGAACTCGGCACCGCCGCGCCCGAGGTGCTCGACCTGCTCTGCGGCGGCCACGGCGTCGATCCGCGGCGGGTGATCCTCGGCCACCTCAACCGCCACCCCGACCTGCGGCTGCACCGGGACCTCGCCGCATCGGGCGCCTTCCTGGCCCTGGACGGTCCCTCCCGCGCCAACCACGCGACCGACCACCACCTGTTCGACACCGTCGCCGCGCTGGTGGAGGACGGCCGTGCGGACCAGGTGCTGCTCGGGGGTGACACCACCACCGGGTCCGCCCGTCACGCCCCCGGCCCGGCGCACCTCCTCACCGCCCTCGCGCCGCGGCTCTCCCGCGAGTTCGGCCGGGAGCTCCCGGAGCGGATCCTCGTCGACAACCCGGCCCGGGCCTTCGCCGCCGAGTGGCGGCTCCGGGGCGGGTGA